A window of Candidatus Dadabacteria bacterium genomic DNA:
TTTGGCCGACAGGTTCAAGGCTACTCAGAAAGAAGTTTTGACGGGGATAGGGGACGATTCCGCTGTTGTAAAAATCAGAGACAAAGCATGCCTTGTCGCCTCGACGGACACCCTTGTTGAAGGCGTTCACTTCCGCCTGGGAACTCAGACCCCGAGGCAGCTCGGCAGGAAGGCGGTCTGCGTCGCCGTGAGCGATATAGGGGCGATGGGAGCGGTGCCGAGGTACCTTCTCTGCTCCCTCGGCTGTCGTAGCGCGGACTCAATGGAGTTCATAGAGGATCTCTCGGAAGGGGTGGCAGAGGGCTGCCGGGAGTTTGATGTCTGCCTTATAGGGGGGAATCTCTCGGAATCCCAGACCGTTTTCATAAACATGACGGCGCTTGGGGAAGCATCAAGCGACGATATTGTCCTGCGCTCGGGGGCTTCTGAGGGAGACGACATATACGTGACCGGAACCCTGGGGGATTCCGCCCTGGGCCTGAGGGCCCTCTCGGGCGATTGCGGGATTGACGGATGCGAGGGCGCCGTTTCAAGACACGTCGAGCCCACGCCGCGCCTCCAGGTTGGCAGGATGGTCGCGAAACGCGGGATAGCCTCTTCGATGATAGACGTAAGCGACGGGCTTTTCTGCGACCTTGAGAAGCTGACTTCCGAGCACGGGCTGGGGGCCGAGGTAAGCCTCGGGAGCCTTCCGCTTTCCCTAGGATTTCTTTCCCTCTGCGGCAGGTTCTCGGAGGACGGCTACCGCCTCGCGCTCTCCGGCGGGGAGGACTACGAGCTTCTTTTCACCTCTTCTTCGCAGAACCGCGCCTCGATAGAGGAGGTTTCTCGTCTCTGCGGGATTGCCATCTCGAAGATCGGTTCTGTTACCGCCGGGCGGAAAATAAGGCTTTTTGACGAGGGGGGAGAGGAGGTTTTTTACGATACCGCTGGGTTTGAGCACTTCTGCTGATTCATCCACGGGGGTAAGATTCTTTTGAGCGAAAATTTCATTCTGATTCTTTTTTTGCTGTGCTGCTCAGCGTTTTTCTGCTTCAGCGAGGGGGCGCTTTTCTCCCTCAGCCGTCCGCAGAGAGAAAGCATATCGAAGCAGGGAGGCAGAGTTTCTGCGGCCATAGGGAAGCTCCTTTCCAATTCCCACAAGCTAATCACTACGGTTCTTCTGGCCGACGAGATATTCAACATAGCCTACTCAAGCGTAATAGCTCTCACGGCGAGAGAATATCTCCAGGACACCCCCGAGCAGACAGTAGCCCTCATATCCCTGGCCATAGCCTCTCCCACGCTCCTTGTGTTCGGTGAGATCGTTCCCAAGACCGCCGGGGTGAAGTTCCCGAGAACGATCTCGAAGGCGGTTGCCCTTCCCCTTTATTCCTTCCACGTCGCGGTCACCCCGATCAGGTGGGCGATCCTGTTCGTCTCCGGTTTTTTCATAAGGGCCTTCGGGGCGGGCCTTGGACACCGCGCGCAGGGAAACGACATTTCCTCTGACGAGCTTGAAGTTCTGGTGGGAATGGGGAGGGACGAAGGGGTGCTCAACGAGGTTGAAAAATACCTTGCCGACGGCTTTTTCAAGCTTGAGGACCTGCCTGCCCACGGGATAATGACTCCCGCCATAGACTGCTTCACGCTTCCCCACGATATTGAGGTCAAAGAGGCCGTGGGCCGGGTCCGCCAGATGGGCCGCTCCCGGATACCGGTTTACGAGGAGGAGAAGGACAACATAGTGGGCGTTCTCTACGGCAAGGATCTTCTTAAGTGGAATTTTACCGAGCACAACCTTGCGGCCACCGTGAGCGAGTGCCTGAGGAAGCCGTATTTCATACCCCGTTCCAAGCCCGCGGGGGCGCTTCTGCGGGAGCTCCAGATGCACAGGATTCACATAGCGATAGTTGTCGACGAGTACGGAAGGTTCGACGGGCTGGTGACCATGGAAGACATACTGGAGGAGCTTTTCGGAGAGATAGAGGATGAAAGGTCGGTGCCCGACAAGAGTGCGCCCGCGGTCCGCGGGGGAGCGATCACGATTCCCGGGGGAATGAAGATAGAGGAATTCAACGACGACTACCTTTTCTCGGTCGCGCGCTCGGCGGGGCTTGGGAACCTGGGAGACATACTGGAGGAGGCCGTGATCCCGCTTCGCATGGAAAACGAGACCATGGGCGGTTTCGTTTTCGATCTTTTCGGGAGGCTGCCCGCCGAGGGGGAAAAAATAGGGTTCGGCGGACTGGTTTTCACGGTAAAGAGCATGGAAGGGAAAAGGATTTCCGAGATAAGGGTTGACGTTAACAAGGAGGCGCGCGGCGATGTCCATTGAGTTAGTGGTCCTTCTTATTTTGCTGTTTCTGATTCTGCAGGCGTTTTTCGCCGGTTCGGAAATAGCACTCATCTCCTGCGACAAGATAAAGATGAGGTCCCTCGCCGATGAAGGCTCCGCCGCCGCGGGGCTGGTTCTTGACGCCCATTCGAAGATCGAAAGCTTCATCGGCACCACCCTCATAGGGGTTAACCTTTCGCTCATAATAAACACCCTGGTGCTCACCTTTTATTTCGAGGAGATCTTCGGGCAGCGAAGCGGTCTCTACACGGTGGCCGTGCTCACCCCGCTCATCGTCGTTTTCGGCCAGGTGGTTCCCAAGGCGGTATTCGAGAGCAAGCGGAACTCAATAGTGCTCTGGATCATCTATCCGCTCTGGGTTTTCTCCAAGCTTTTCTACCCGGTGCTTTTCTTCGTCAACCTCTTTACCCGAGGGATATTGAACCGTCCGGGCCAGAACATGAGTTCCATAACCCGCGAGGAGCTTGAGGACGTGATGGAAGAAGACGAGGACAAGCCGAGTTCGGACTACAAGAGAAGGGTTCTTCGCAGGATTTTCGGCTACTCCGAGACCACGGTCGGAGAGATAATGATTCCGCTTGTCAGGGTAGACGCGCTTGAGAGAAAGTCCACGCTTCGCGACGTCAGGAGGCTCATAGCGGAGAAAAGCCACTCGAGAATTCCGATTTTCAGCGACCGGGTCGACAACATAACCGGCATACTCAACTCGTTTTACGTTCTCGGCGAGCAGGATCTTGACAAGAACGTCGAGCAATACGCCCTTCCTCCCTTCTACGTTCCGGAATCAAAGCTTGTGAACGAACTTATGGACGAGATGAAGGGGGGACGCGCCGGAATGGCCGTTGTGGTTGACGAGTACGGGGGGTCGGTGGGAATCATAACCCTCGAGGACATAATCGAAGAGGTGGTGGGGGAGATAGAGGATGAGTACGACACCGGCGAGACCCCGTGGAGAAGGCTCGGCGCCGGGCAGTACCTCATAGACCCCACGGTCGAGATAGGACGGCTTAACGACGGCCTCGGGCTTGCCATTCCGGAGGAAGAGGATTACGAGACGCTGGCAGGATTCCTTCTCTACACACACGGCTCGATTCCCGCCCCCGGAACCGTGATAGTTTTCGAAAGAAAGACTTTCACTGTGGTTTCCTCAACCCCGAGGATGATAAGCGAGGTTCACCTGCGAACGGGGGAATAACTTGCTCTGCCGATATCTCCCGGGGTTTGCAGGTCAGTGAAGAGACTGCTCACGCAGGAGTTCCCTTGCTATAAGTTTTCTGTATGATTCAAGCGGCTGGATCCCGTGTATCCTGAGTTCTCCAAGGTAAAGGGTGGGGACGCCGAGGACCATGTTTTCCCGGGCGCTTTCCATGTTCTTTTCTATTTTCTCTGAAAAGTTTCTTTTCCGAAGAGATTCTGAGAGTTCCTCGGGGCAAAGACCCGCCTTCTCGCCCGCCTCGAGAACGGTTTCGAGAAGACCTATATTCTTTCCCTCCCTGAAATAGGCCGTGTAGCAGGCCTTGTGAAACTCCATGAAGTTGTTTTTCTCCTTCGCAAACTCCGCTCCCTCAAGGCAGAGCCTCGAATTGGTTACGAATCCCGGGAGCTTTATCTCCACTCCGGCCTCGGCGGCCACGTTCTCAAGGGTTTCCGAGATACGGATGGTCCTCTCCGTCTTTTTCCGTCTTTTTCCCTCGGCCGGGTACTCGGGGTGAATCTCGACGCCGAGCCACTCCGCTTCGAGGCTGAACTCCCTTGCGAGATCAAGCACCCTCTCCGTGGCCAGAAAGCAGAAAGGGCAGATGTAGTCGTAGTAGAGAAAGATCTTCACGTTCCTGTAAGAATACACGAACGTAGTTTTTTCGAAAAGAAAACATTTATATAGGGTCAGGTCTTTTCCAGCAGCAGCTCGTTAGAAAAAAACAGCTGTGCGTATCAGATCTCGAACTTTGCGGTCAGAAACAACGTGCGTCCCAGGATCGAATCCAGATACAATATGTGATCCTCATCGGAATCAGGACGGGACTGGCCCTCGTTGCCAATATTCATAACGCCTCCCGTGAGCTCGAACCAGTTAAAGCCAAAAGCGTTTCTCCAGCTAAGCGCGATATCGTGCCCTATCCACCTTCTGAAGGTTTTAGTGTCGGTTTCGTTCCGGAAAGACGTAACCGCGTGCATGTTCCACTGCGCTGTCAGGTCGTTTCGGTCTGCGCGGAGCAGAACATGAATACGGTTGCGCGGAATATCTCCGGGCTGCGTCTCCACTCCTACGCGCCTCTCGTAATTCGTTATCCTGATCCAGTTGGCATTGAGCATGAAATTCGCCAGATCGGTTTTCAAGTCGCCGCCGAGCCGGACCGTGAATCCGTCCATGTCAGTCTCTCCGCTGTTGGTCAGCGGGTTGCGGATTTCTGTTAATCGACTGTCAGAACGCGTCACGCTCAGTCCCGGATACTCGCTAAGCCTCCCGCTTCTCTCTAGGCTGACGACGAACTGCGTGCTCAAAGTGGCCGGTGTTTCCTGAAGACGAAGACGGAACCAGTCAAAGTCGGCTGAGAACGGACCCCAGCCCGCGGAGACACCGGCGCCAAGGCTTTCGGCCTCGTCCGGTTCCAGTTCCGGGTTACTGTCTGTGACCACCCGCACCTGGTCCCTGGGACAATCGGGAGTCGGCGTGTCAGCGTCGCATACATACGGGTAATAGACAAATTCCTCCACATGCAGGGCTGCAAGTCCGGGCGCTCGCGCTCCCCCGCTCCATGATGCGCGCAACGCGATATTGGGTATTACGCGGTAAAGCGTCGCTATCCTGTGCGAAAAGGCTCCCCCGACATCATCAAAATCATCGTGGCGGAGGGCAAACGACACGTCCACCGCATCTCCCAAAGGCACCAGAATATCGCCAAAAGCTGAGAGGCGCCGACGATCGGCCATAAGCGACTGCGAAGATCCCCCCAATACATCGTCCGCGTTAACCGGCTCACCACGAAGATTAAAATATTCTCTGGAATTGCTTTGCTCCACTTTAGCGACCTGCAGACCGGCGCTCCAGCGAAGCTTGTTGCCCATGAGCTCAAGCAGCGGGCCGTCAAGCGCCACCCCCGCCTCAAGGTGTTCATCTTCGTATTTGGACTCGCTCTGCACGCTGCTCTCGCTGATCGCGGCCCTGTGCTCTTCGGCTTCGGAAAGCGGATTCTGGATGTCGTAATCTCCGCTCTCAATAGCGGCGTTTATTACGGGTTCATTAATGAACGTATGGCCATCTACGCCATAGTCATAGCGATTGTAGTGAACATAGCCGTCATATCTTATGTTGTCCTTAATGTCCCCTCGCAGCCCCAGCGTAATATCATAATCTACAAGGTCCGAAACCCACAGGCGGTTGCCGTGCCCCAGAAAACGGTGGCCTACCGTGATACTTTCGGGGAAATTGCTCTCGTCAAGACCTTCAAAGTTTCCACTTTCAATGAGGGTGTTTCTCAGCGCCTCGTCCGGCGCAAGGGAGAAAA
This region includes:
- the thiL gene encoding thiamine-phosphate kinase: MGEEDALRFLADRFKATQKEVLTGIGDDSAVVKIRDKACLVASTDTLVEGVHFRLGTQTPRQLGRKAVCVAVSDIGAMGAVPRYLLCSLGCRSADSMEFIEDLSEGVAEGCREFDVCLIGGNLSESQTVFINMTALGEASSDDIVLRSGASEGDDIYVTGTLGDSALGLRALSGDCGIDGCEGAVSRHVEPTPRLQVGRMVAKRGIASSMIDVSDGLFCDLEKLTSEHGLGAEVSLGSLPLSLGFLSLCGRFSEDGYRLALSGGEDYELLFTSSSQNRASIEEVSRLCGIAISKIGSVTAGRKIRLFDEGGEEVFYDTAGFEHFC
- a CDS encoding hemolysin family protein, with product MSENFILILFLLCCSAFFCFSEGALFSLSRPQRESISKQGGRVSAAIGKLLSNSHKLITTVLLADEIFNIAYSSVIALTAREYLQDTPEQTVALISLAIASPTLLVFGEIVPKTAGVKFPRTISKAVALPLYSFHVAVTPIRWAILFVSGFFIRAFGAGLGHRAQGNDISSDELEVLVGMGRDEGVLNEVEKYLADGFFKLEDLPAHGIMTPAIDCFTLPHDIEVKEAVGRVRQMGRSRIPVYEEEKDNIVGVLYGKDLLKWNFTEHNLAATVSECLRKPYFIPRSKPAGALLRELQMHRIHIAIVVDEYGRFDGLVTMEDILEELFGEIEDERSVPDKSAPAVRGGAITIPGGMKIEEFNDDYLFSVARSAGLGNLGDILEEAVIPLRMENETMGGFVFDLFGRLPAEGEKIGFGGLVFTVKSMEGKRISEIRVDVNKEARGDVH
- a CDS encoding hemolysin family protein; this translates as MSIELVVLLILLFLILQAFFAGSEIALISCDKIKMRSLADEGSAAAGLVLDAHSKIESFIGTTLIGVNLSLIINTLVLTFYFEEIFGQRSGLYTVAVLTPLIVVFGQVVPKAVFESKRNSIVLWIIYPLWVFSKLFYPVLFFVNLFTRGILNRPGQNMSSITREELEDVMEEDEDKPSSDYKRRVLRRIFGYSETTVGEIMIPLVRVDALERKSTLRDVRRLIAEKSHSRIPIFSDRVDNITGILNSFYVLGEQDLDKNVEQYALPPFYVPESKLVNELMDEMKGGRAGMAVVVDEYGGSVGIITLEDIIEEVVGEIEDEYDTGETPWRRLGAGQYLIDPTVEIGRLNDGLGLAIPEEEDYETLAGFLLYTHGSIPAPGTVIVFERKTFTVVSSTPRMISEVHLRTGE
- a CDS encoding DsbA family protein, producing the protein MKIFLYYDYICPFCFLATERVLDLAREFSLEAEWLGVEIHPEYPAEGKRRKKTERTIRISETLENVAAEAGVEIKLPGFVTNSRLCLEGAEFAKEKNNFMEFHKACYTAYFREGKNIGLLETVLEAGEKAGLCPEELSESLRKRNFSEKIEKNMESARENMVLGVPTLYLGELRIHGIQPLESYRKLIARELLREQSLH
- a CDS encoding TonB-dependent receptor encodes the protein MIHKSYEAINRVVPWNMILAVLILATGHSMAWDASAREGNLVGNRPYSEAISGSLHPVKVITRRDIELSGVKRMSDLLGRSAFNNFGIARPLRTLTLINGRRVSDAGVDTETIPIAAVERIEIFADSTSALHGGGAVGGTINIVLKKNYEGLDIQLNAGRPRGEGADSEHLSVLWGTGVGEGNLTVGADIFRRDEVRDIDRDYSRARYQAGGSFANTEGVSSLGNTVFLVKDDGGRVSGALGDCDESVYTGELTDPPGGFFGTVCGFAYADIAWHLDRRRDDHAFMNFNYPVGDAADIYIEGRITREELRNLWAPDPNVFSLAPDEALRNTLIESGNFEGLDESNFPESITVGHRFLGHGNRLWVSDLVDYDITLGLRGDIKDNIRYDGYVHYNRYDYGVDGHTFINEPVINAAIESGDYDIQNPLSEAEEHRAAISESSVQSESKYEDEHLEAGVALDGPLLELMGNKLRWSAGLQVAKVEQSNSREYFNLRGEPVNADDVLGGSSQSLMADRRRLSAFGDILVPLGDAVDVSFALRHDDFDDVGGAFSHRIATLYRVIPNIALRASWSGGARAPGLAALHVEEFVYYPYVCDADTPTPDCPRDQVRVVTDSNPELEPDEAESLGAGVSAGWGPFSADFDWFRLRLQETPATLSTQFVVSLERSGRLSEYPGLSVTRSDSRLTEIRNPLTNSGETDMDGFTVRLGGDLKTDLANFMLNANWIRITNYERRVGVETQPGDIPRNRIHVLLRADRNDLTAQWNMHAVTSFRNETDTKTFRRWIGHDIALSWRNAFGFNWFELTGGVMNIGNEGQSRPDSDEDHILYLDSILGRTLFLTAKFEI